One part of the Podarcis muralis chromosome 3, rPodMur119.hap1.1, whole genome shotgun sequence genome encodes these proteins:
- the LOC114593602 gene encoding serine/threonine-protein kinase Nek3-like isoform X1 — MEKYSVLVILGEGSFGRVLLVCHKNKNQKYAMKEIRLPKSVFGAEKSWNESLLLAKMKHPNIVAYLESFEDDGHLYIVMEYCDNGDLMQKIKLQKGKLFPEDTILNWFAQICLGLKYIHDKRVLHRDIKSKNIFLTQNGKVKLGDFGSALLLSSPEAYACSYVGTPYYVPPEIWENAPYNNKSDIWSLGCILYELCTLKHPFQANSWKHLILKICKGYYNPLPPHYTYELQYLIKQMFKKNPKNRPSATTILARSCLAKCIRNLASAEEEAKHARSKSCDSETEAMAKGFCEMGLEKAGKDETSPEAVLPNPHRQQWEKGRSSSVIKILGNASLLTSSITTKEDTSGDVRRYDENVTRKQWTKEPPETLMNILRNADVSLAFKTYTICKGGSDDLLRGPLTEDIKTSDEPDGEIIMEDAERLEPRSDDEDTDFEADDDPDWVFELKRMTKMESE; from the exons ATGGAGAAATACAGTGTGCTAGTGATACTTGGAGAAGGATCATTTGGGAGAGTTCTTTTGGTCTgtcataaaaacaaaaatcagaaATATGCAATGAAGGAAATAAGGCTTCCTAAG TCTGTCTTTGGTGCAGAGAAGTCCTGGAATGAATCTCTTTTATTAGCTAAAATGAAGCATCCAAATATTGTCGCCTATTTGGAGTCGTTTGAAG ATGATGGACATCTTTACATAGTGATGGAATATTGTGACAATGGAGATCTAATGCAAAAGATTAAACTTCAGAAAGGAAAGTTGTTTCCTGAAGATACG aTACTTAATTGGTTTGCACAGATATGCCTGGGTCTGAAATACATTCATGACAAACGTGTCTTGCACAGAGACATCAAATCAAAG AACATATTCCTCACACAAAATGGGAAAGTAAAACTGGGAGATTTTGGGTCTGCACTTCTTCTTTCCAG CCCAGAGGCCTATGCTTGTTCCTATGTGGGAACCCCTTATTATGTGCCTCCAGAAATTTGGGAAAACGCACCCTACAACAATAAAAG TGATATATGGTCGCTAGGATGTATTCTATATGAGCTGTGCACTCTTAAACATCCA TTTCAGGCCAATAGCTGGAAACATCTTATCCTTAAGATATGTAAAGGATACTACAACCCACTTCCACCTCATTATACTTATGAACTTCAGTATTTGataaaacaaatgtttaaaaagaacCCCAAGAACCGTCCATCAGCTACCACGATTCTTGCAAGAAGCTGTCTGGCAAAGTGTATTAGAAATCTTGCTTCAGCAGAG GAGGAAGCGAAACATGCAAGGAGCAAGAGCTGCGATTCAGAAACAGAAGCCATGGCCAagggtttctgtgaaatgggaTTGGAGAAAGCAG GGAAGGATGAGACCTCCCCGGAAGCTGTTTTACCAAACCCTCACAGACAACAGTGGGAAAAGGGAAGATCCAGTAGTGTCATCAAAATTCTGGGAAATGCATCTTTACTTACTTCCAGTATTACAACCAAGGAGGATACAA GTGGAGATGTAAGAAGATATGATGAAAATGTCACACGAAAGCAGTGGACCAAGGAGCCTCCAGAAACCTTGATGAATATTCTTCGCAATGCTGATGTTAGCTTAGCTTTTAAAACATACACAATCTGCAAAGGAG GCTCCGATGACCTTCTGAGAGGACCACTTACTGAAGATATCAAAACATCTGATGAGCCAGATGGTGAAATTATTATGGAGGATGCAGAGAGGCTTGAACCTAGATCAGATGACGAGGACAC GGATTTCGAAGCAGATGATGATCCAGACTGGGTTTTTGAATTAAAAAGGATGACCAAAATGGAGAGTGAATAA
- the LOC114593602 gene encoding serine/threonine-protein kinase Nek3-like isoform X2, which yields MEKYSVLVILGEGSFGRVLLVCHKNKNQKYAMKEIRLPKSVFGAEKSWNESLLLAKMKHPNIVAYLESFEDDGHLYIVMEYCDNGDLMQKIKLQKGKLFPEDTILNWFAQICLGLKYIHDKRVLHRDIKSKNIFLTQNGKVKLGDFGSALLLSSPEAYACSYVGTPYYVPPEIWENAPYNNKSDIWSLGCILYELCTLKHPFQANSWKHLILKICKGYYNPLPPHYTYELQYLIKQMFKKNPKNRPSATTILARSCLAKCIRNLASAEEEAKHARSKSCDSETEAMAKGFCEMGLEKAGGDVRRYDENVTRKQWTKEPPETLMNILRNADVSLAFKTYTICKGGSDDLLRGPLTEDIKTSDEPDGEIIMEDAERLEPRSDDEDTDFEADDDPDWVFELKRMTKMESE from the exons ATGGAGAAATACAGTGTGCTAGTGATACTTGGAGAAGGATCATTTGGGAGAGTTCTTTTGGTCTgtcataaaaacaaaaatcagaaATATGCAATGAAGGAAATAAGGCTTCCTAAG TCTGTCTTTGGTGCAGAGAAGTCCTGGAATGAATCTCTTTTATTAGCTAAAATGAAGCATCCAAATATTGTCGCCTATTTGGAGTCGTTTGAAG ATGATGGACATCTTTACATAGTGATGGAATATTGTGACAATGGAGATCTAATGCAAAAGATTAAACTTCAGAAAGGAAAGTTGTTTCCTGAAGATACG aTACTTAATTGGTTTGCACAGATATGCCTGGGTCTGAAATACATTCATGACAAACGTGTCTTGCACAGAGACATCAAATCAAAG AACATATTCCTCACACAAAATGGGAAAGTAAAACTGGGAGATTTTGGGTCTGCACTTCTTCTTTCCAG CCCAGAGGCCTATGCTTGTTCCTATGTGGGAACCCCTTATTATGTGCCTCCAGAAATTTGGGAAAACGCACCCTACAACAATAAAAG TGATATATGGTCGCTAGGATGTATTCTATATGAGCTGTGCACTCTTAAACATCCA TTTCAGGCCAATAGCTGGAAACATCTTATCCTTAAGATATGTAAAGGATACTACAACCCACTTCCACCTCATTATACTTATGAACTTCAGTATTTGataaaacaaatgtttaaaaagaacCCCAAGAACCGTCCATCAGCTACCACGATTCTTGCAAGAAGCTGTCTGGCAAAGTGTATTAGAAATCTTGCTTCAGCAGAG GAGGAAGCGAAACATGCAAGGAGCAAGAGCTGCGATTCAGAAACAGAAGCCATGGCCAagggtttctgtgaaatgggaTTGGAGAAAGCAG GTGGAGATGTAAGAAGATATGATGAAAATGTCACACGAAAGCAGTGGACCAAGGAGCCTCCAGAAACCTTGATGAATATTCTTCGCAATGCTGATGTTAGCTTAGCTTTTAAAACATACACAATCTGCAAAGGAG GCTCCGATGACCTTCTGAGAGGACCACTTACTGAAGATATCAAAACATCTGATGAGCCAGATGGTGAAATTATTATGGAGGATGCAGAGAGGCTTGAACCTAGATCAGATGACGAGGACAC GGATTTCGAAGCAGATGATGATCCAGACTGGGTTTTTGAATTAAAAAGGATGACCAAAATGGAGAGTGAATAA
- the LOC114593602 gene encoding serine/threonine-protein kinase Nek3-like isoform X3 has protein sequence MKHPNIVAYLESFEDDGHLYIVMEYCDNGDLMQKIKLQKGKLFPEDTILNWFAQICLGLKYIHDKRVLHRDIKSKNIFLTQNGKVKLGDFGSALLLSSPEAYACSYVGTPYYVPPEIWENAPYNNKSDIWSLGCILYELCTLKHPFQANSWKHLILKICKGYYNPLPPHYTYELQYLIKQMFKKNPKNRPSATTILARSCLAKCIRNLASAEEEAKHARSKSCDSETEAMAKGFCEMGLEKAGKDETSPEAVLPNPHRQQWEKGRSSSVIKILGNASLLTSSITTKEDTSGDVRRYDENVTRKQWTKEPPETLMNILRNADVSLAFKTYTICKGGSDDLLRGPLTEDIKTSDEPDGEIIMEDAERLEPRSDDEDTDFEADDDPDWVFELKRMTKMESE, from the exons ATGAAGCATCCAAATATTGTCGCCTATTTGGAGTCGTTTGAAG ATGATGGACATCTTTACATAGTGATGGAATATTGTGACAATGGAGATCTAATGCAAAAGATTAAACTTCAGAAAGGAAAGTTGTTTCCTGAAGATACG aTACTTAATTGGTTTGCACAGATATGCCTGGGTCTGAAATACATTCATGACAAACGTGTCTTGCACAGAGACATCAAATCAAAG AACATATTCCTCACACAAAATGGGAAAGTAAAACTGGGAGATTTTGGGTCTGCACTTCTTCTTTCCAG CCCAGAGGCCTATGCTTGTTCCTATGTGGGAACCCCTTATTATGTGCCTCCAGAAATTTGGGAAAACGCACCCTACAACAATAAAAG TGATATATGGTCGCTAGGATGTATTCTATATGAGCTGTGCACTCTTAAACATCCA TTTCAGGCCAATAGCTGGAAACATCTTATCCTTAAGATATGTAAAGGATACTACAACCCACTTCCACCTCATTATACTTATGAACTTCAGTATTTGataaaacaaatgtttaaaaagaacCCCAAGAACCGTCCATCAGCTACCACGATTCTTGCAAGAAGCTGTCTGGCAAAGTGTATTAGAAATCTTGCTTCAGCAGAG GAGGAAGCGAAACATGCAAGGAGCAAGAGCTGCGATTCAGAAACAGAAGCCATGGCCAagggtttctgtgaaatgggaTTGGAGAAAGCAG GGAAGGATGAGACCTCCCCGGAAGCTGTTTTACCAAACCCTCACAGACAACAGTGGGAAAAGGGAAGATCCAGTAGTGTCATCAAAATTCTGGGAAATGCATCTTTACTTACTTCCAGTATTACAACCAAGGAGGATACAA GTGGAGATGTAAGAAGATATGATGAAAATGTCACACGAAAGCAGTGGACCAAGGAGCCTCCAGAAACCTTGATGAATATTCTTCGCAATGCTGATGTTAGCTTAGCTTTTAAAACATACACAATCTGCAAAGGAG GCTCCGATGACCTTCTGAGAGGACCACTTACTGAAGATATCAAAACATCTGATGAGCCAGATGGTGAAATTATTATGGAGGATGCAGAGAGGCTTGAACCTAGATCAGATGACGAGGACAC GGATTTCGAAGCAGATGATGATCCAGACTGGGTTTTTGAATTAAAAAGGATGACCAAAATGGAGAGTGAATAA
- the LOC114593602 gene encoding serine/threonine-protein kinase Nek3-like isoform X4, producing MEYCDNGDLMQKIKLQKGKLFPEDTILNWFAQICLGLKYIHDKRVLHRDIKSKNIFLTQNGKVKLGDFGSALLLSSPEAYACSYVGTPYYVPPEIWENAPYNNKSDIWSLGCILYELCTLKHPFQANSWKHLILKICKGYYNPLPPHYTYELQYLIKQMFKKNPKNRPSATTILARSCLAKCIRNLASAEEEAKHARSKSCDSETEAMAKGFCEMGLEKAGKDETSPEAVLPNPHRQQWEKGRSSSVIKILGNASLLTSSITTKEDTSGDVRRYDENVTRKQWTKEPPETLMNILRNADVSLAFKTYTICKGGSDDLLRGPLTEDIKTSDEPDGEIIMEDAERLEPRSDDEDTDFEADDDPDWVFELKRMTKMESE from the exons ATGGAATATTGTGACAATGGAGATCTAATGCAAAAGATTAAACTTCAGAAAGGAAAGTTGTTTCCTGAAGATACG aTACTTAATTGGTTTGCACAGATATGCCTGGGTCTGAAATACATTCATGACAAACGTGTCTTGCACAGAGACATCAAATCAAAG AACATATTCCTCACACAAAATGGGAAAGTAAAACTGGGAGATTTTGGGTCTGCACTTCTTCTTTCCAG CCCAGAGGCCTATGCTTGTTCCTATGTGGGAACCCCTTATTATGTGCCTCCAGAAATTTGGGAAAACGCACCCTACAACAATAAAAG TGATATATGGTCGCTAGGATGTATTCTATATGAGCTGTGCACTCTTAAACATCCA TTTCAGGCCAATAGCTGGAAACATCTTATCCTTAAGATATGTAAAGGATACTACAACCCACTTCCACCTCATTATACTTATGAACTTCAGTATTTGataaaacaaatgtttaaaaagaacCCCAAGAACCGTCCATCAGCTACCACGATTCTTGCAAGAAGCTGTCTGGCAAAGTGTATTAGAAATCTTGCTTCAGCAGAG GAGGAAGCGAAACATGCAAGGAGCAAGAGCTGCGATTCAGAAACAGAAGCCATGGCCAagggtttctgtgaaatgggaTTGGAGAAAGCAG GGAAGGATGAGACCTCCCCGGAAGCTGTTTTACCAAACCCTCACAGACAACAGTGGGAAAAGGGAAGATCCAGTAGTGTCATCAAAATTCTGGGAAATGCATCTTTACTTACTTCCAGTATTACAACCAAGGAGGATACAA GTGGAGATGTAAGAAGATATGATGAAAATGTCACACGAAAGCAGTGGACCAAGGAGCCTCCAGAAACCTTGATGAATATTCTTCGCAATGCTGATGTTAGCTTAGCTTTTAAAACATACACAATCTGCAAAGGAG GCTCCGATGACCTTCTGAGAGGACCACTTACTGAAGATATCAAAACATCTGATGAGCCAGATGGTGAAATTATTATGGAGGATGCAGAGAGGCTTGAACCTAGATCAGATGACGAGGACAC GGATTTCGAAGCAGATGATGATCCAGACTGGGTTTTTGAATTAAAAAGGATGACCAAAATGGAGAGTGAATAA